The window TCATACGGATGCTCGATTCCGCGTGCATCTTCTTCTATGAAAGTCAGAGTGCATGGGCTGACCCGAAGTTCCTTGCTATGCCGCTTAGTCAAGTGGACGTAATGCTCCAATTCAGACTTCCGAGAGTGGGCTTTCCATGCCCTATTTGAATTTCCACCACTGGATGAGCCCCTGAAGATGGTGCGGATTTTGGTGGGCTCTTCCGTAGTAGTGTTCGACTACTCTTGTTCTCTCTTCTTTTCAAGCAGCTTTTCCTTCTTTGGTATATCAGCGCAGGTGCCCTTTCCGAACAAGGGTCTCGATTTCATCTTTGAGATCTACACAGTCCGCCGTGTTATGACCGTGATCTCGGTGAAAACGACAGTACTTACGCTTGTCTCGATGATCCGGGTCGTCTCTCTTACAGATAGGCCAATTCATCAGCTTTTCTCCTCTGATGTCCAATAGAATCTGCTCGGTGGATGTGTCAAGGAGGGTGTAGGAACGAAACTTTCCCTCCGGCCTTCTGTTCGGGTGACGATCGCGAGGGGTGCGGTCGTCGGGTCTTTTGTTGGACTGTTGGGATTCCTCGTTCTTAGGtctcttccctttaccattcggCTCAGCCACTTGGACACTTTTGCGGGCATTGGAGAATTCTTTCGTGTTGGTATATTTCTGAGCTCTGGTAACGAGTTCGACCAACGTCTTTGGTGGATTCTTTCCGATGGAGAAggtgaattttctttcttttaagccGCTGAACACAGCAGCGAGCGTCATTTTGTCATCGTAATCTTCTATCAGCAGTTCTTCCTCATTGAAGCGAGCGATATAGTCTTTTGACGACTCCTTCGGCTCCTGCTTGACGGCAAACAACTGAGTATTGGGGTTTCGACttctcttaccacttatgaattgggtaaggaatagtcGACTCAACTCTGCGAAGGAACTGATGGAATTTAGTTTGAGCTGTCGGTACCAACTCTAAGTGGAACTCGTGAGCGTGATCGAGAACCCTCAGCACATCATAGCATCCATCGCCGTCTGGATCTGCATCCACGAGCGATAGGCTTCCACATGTTCAAATGGGTCTCTGGACCTAGAGTATTGGATGACTGAAGGTATCTGGAACCTCTGAGGTATCACCTCATtcatgattttcgaggtgaagagatgctcggtctcttccatcattgcctggACGGTGGCGGGATCTGATGTTGGCTgttgtttctttttcagggctaGAAATTTGTCATTGAGCTCCGCGAACCGTTTCTCCCAAGGGTCCTTATTTTTCGCCACGATTTCTTGGGTGTTTTCTATCTCTGGTGTTCTCCTTTTCCTTCTCCGTTCTAACCAATGACGGAGGTCCGTTGGTGTTAGGGCCGAAGTGATCGAAGCATTAGTTGGAGCTCTAGTGGCCGT of the Magnolia sinica isolate HGM2019 chromosome 7, MsV1, whole genome shotgun sequence genome contains:
- the LOC131250688 gene encoding uncharacterized protein LOC131250688 yields the protein MQNEIQALRDEVNRMKQQQEPQLRPTRENPAPEPIGLVVEAHSPLRSTRHEAPQHPQTRVSELSRLFLTQFISGKRSRNPNTQLFAVKQEPKESSKDYIARFNEEELLIEDYDDKMTLAAVFSGLKERKFTFSIGKNPPKTLVELVTRAQKYTNTKEFSNARKSVQVAEPNGKGKRPKNEESQQSNKRPDDRTPRDRHPNRRPEGKFRSYTLLDTSTEQILLDIRGEKLMNWPICKRDDPDHRDKRKYCRFHRDHGHNTADCVDLKDEIETLVRKGHLR